One segment of Leptospirillum ferrooxidans C2-3 DNA contains the following:
- a CDS encoding EAL domain-containing protein, translating to MINAKLSVAPSVDEIAAKLETLTCDRCDMGNLLPFDFTFAFQPIVDINTRTTHSYEALIRGIHGEGAQTILSRVDWETRFRFDQLCRAKVITLASQLGVDTFLNINFLVNAVYNPDHCIQLTLEVARKMNFPVEKIILETTEEEKIEDPNFLRKVLDGYRKHGLLIAIDDFGEGYSSLNLLAQLRPEYLKLDRLLISEIQNDKTKAIIVEAIVKLCQTLSVKVIGEGVETVEEARILRDMGVYLFQGYFFARPGFEMLPPVSNWTF from the coding sequence ATGATCAATGCCAAACTTTCCGTTGCACCAAGCGTTGACGAGATTGCCGCCAAACTGGAAACACTGACTTGCGATCGATGTGATATGGGCAATCTTCTCCCTTTTGACTTTACCTTCGCTTTCCAGCCAATTGTGGATATCAATACAAGAACAACTCATTCCTATGAAGCACTGATTCGCGGAATTCATGGTGAAGGAGCCCAGACAATCCTATCCCGAGTTGACTGGGAGACCCGATTCCGATTTGACCAGCTTTGCCGGGCAAAAGTCATAACACTCGCGAGCCAGCTTGGAGTCGATACCTTTCTCAATATCAATTTTCTTGTCAATGCCGTCTATAACCCTGACCACTGCATCCAGCTCACCCTTGAAGTCGCCCGAAAAATGAACTTTCCTGTGGAGAAGATTATCCTTGAAACAACAGAGGAAGAAAAAATAGAAGACCCCAATTTTCTCCGGAAGGTTCTCGATGGCTACCGAAAGCACGGCCTTTTGATTGCTATCGACGATTTTGGAGAGGGTTATTCCAGCCTGAACCTTCTGGCCCAGTTGCGACCGGAGTATCTGAAGCTTGACCGACTGCTGATCTCGGAAATTCAGAATGACAAAACCAAGGCAATCATCGTCGAAGCAATTGTCAAACTCTGCCAGACTCTTTCAGTCAAGGTGATTGGAGAGGGTGTGGAAACCGTTGAAGAAGCAAGGATTCTGAGAGATATGGGCGTCTATCTCTTTCAAGGATATTTTTTCGCTCGACCTGGCTTCGAAATGCTTCCTCCTGTTTCAAACTGGACTTTCTGA